The segment AACGGCTACGCGGCGCTTTTGGAAGGGCTCCCACCAGCTGCGTCTTATACCGTTCGTCCACACGTCCAGCGCCGGGATCGTCAGGGATCCGTGGGTCCCGCCGATTGCGTAACATGCCTCTTCCGTTTTCGGGTAAGCTGGGTTTTCGCCCGCCGTCATCTCCCAGCTCCAGGGCGCGACGACGGAGTCCGAAACGGACGCCGTGGCAAGAAGACCGCTTTCGAATTCCATCAGGATCACTGAGGTCTCCTCGACAGCATTGCCGCGGACGGCGCTGGATTCGCGCGCCTGGACGGCAACGATGTCGCCGAAAAGGTAGCGCAGGTTGTCGACGTCGTGGATCAAGTTGAGGAAGACCGGGCCGGCGCCGGCCTGGCGCCGCCAGTCGATGTCGAAATAGTCGTCCGGCTTGAACAGCCAGAACATCGCATTGGCCACGAGGATGCGGCCAAGCTCGCCGCTGTCGATGATCTCTTTCGCCTTCTGGATCATCGGATTGTGGCGGCGATGGTGGCCGACCAGAAGGGGAACGCCGGCGGCTTCTGCCGCGCCGATCAGGTTTTCACCGGCAGCGATATCATCGGCGATCGGCTTTTCGATCAGCGCCGGCACACCGGCGGCAACGGCTTCGAGACCATTGGCGACATGGACCTGGTTGGGCGTCGCGACGATAATGCCGTCGGGACGATCCGTCTCGATCATTGCGGCAAAGCTCGCAAACCATTTAGCGCCGGATTCCTGCGCGATCTGCTGCCCGAGCGGCATCGGGTCGACGACGGCAAGAAGTTCCGCCTGCGGCTCGGCAAGCACGTGCTGGATATGTCGCTTGCCGATCAGGCCGGCGCCGAGCACCGCAAGCCTTACTTTCCGATCCATGCCGAGCCGCTTCCCGTCACTTCTTCTCGGCAGACGTGATCAGGCTTGCCAGCCTTCGGATCGCAAGCTGATAGCCTTCGGTGCCAAGACCGGCGATCACGCCGTCGGCGCGGTGCGAGACGAAGGAATGATGGCGGAAGGGTTCGCGCTTGTGGACGTTGGAAATATGCACCTCGATCACCGGCTGCTCGAAGGTATTCAGCGCATCGAGAATAGCAACGGAGGTATGGGTGAAGGCGGCTGGATTGATGACGATGCCGGCGCCGTCCTCGCGCGCCTCATGGATCCAGTCGATGATTTCGTATTCGCGGTTGCTCTGGTGAAAGCGGACGTCGTGACCGAGTTCAGAGGCGAGCCGGCGGCAATCGGCTTCGACATCGGCGAGCGTTTCGTGGCCGTAGATATGCGGCTGGCGCTTGCCGAGCAGATTGAGATTCGGACCGTTGAGAACATAGATCAGGCTCATTCTTCTTCCTTTCGAATCGCCGGAATGGTCACGGCAGCGTGGTCTCGTGGATCGCAAAATCGGGATCCGACTGGATGAGATCGGCACGCAGGGCGCAGCGTCCCTCATCGAGTGCCGAACGTGCGACGCCTTCGGCTGCGTCATAGACCGTCTGCAATATCGCTCGCTGTTCGGCCGCCGAGCGTCCGGGCGCGATGCGTAGGATGATCTGCACGAACTGGTTGGCGGGATGCTCGTCGGCGACCAGCGAATGCGTGGCCTCGCGCAAAGGTGCGCACGGCATTCGGCTTGACCGCGCCGCTGTCTCGCACGCTGCGATGAACGGCCTTCACCAGCGCCGGCATGTCGATGCGGCTCCCGGCTCCCTCGCTGTATTCGATCACGATGTGCGGCATTGTGTTTCTCCTTTGCCAGCCTGGATCAAGAGGCTTTGCAAAGTGCGGTGAAATGGCTGCTCATGCGTTCGGCGTCGGGTTCGATTCCGCTGAAGAGCTTGAACGCGGCGGCCGCCTGAAACACCGTCATCCCGCCACCCGGCAGGGTGCGGCAGCCAAGCCGGGTTGCAAGCGCAAGAAGCTCGGTTACCAGCGGCATGTAAACGATGTCGGCGACCCAGTGGCGGGGTTCCAGCCAGCTCTCTTCGATGGGCAAGCCCGGATGGTTCTTCATGCCGGTCGGGGTGGCGTGGATGAGTCCGTCGGCAGTCCTCATCGCTTCCTCGACATCGATGATCGCAAAGGCCCGGTCGGCGGAAAACCGGCGGTTCAGATCTTCGGCCAAGCGATCTGCGCGAGAAACATCCTGATCGAAAATCGCGAGACGCTCGATGCCGAGTTTCATCGCGGCATGCGCGACCGCGACGCCGGCGCCGCCCGCGCCGAGAAGGACAGCCCGATGCCGCGGAACGTCTGGAAGGCCGCGCCCGAAATTTTCGTAAAAACCGTGCCAGTCGGTGTTGTGGCCGGTTCGTTTTCCATCCTTGAACACGACCGTGTTGACCGCGCCCAGCATGCGGGCGTCCTCGGACAGATCCGCCAGATGCGGAATCACCGTCTGCTTGCAGGGATGGGTGATGTTGCTGCCGGCAAAGCCACGCGCTTCCTGTTCCGCAAGGAGATCAGGCAGGGCGGTGGCCGTAAGGCCGCGCTCCGCAAGGTCGAGGAGTTCATAGCGATAGTCGAGCCCCTGAAGCGCCCCTTCGCGCTCGTGCAGGGCAGGAGATTTCGACATCTGAATATCCGCGCCGATCAGTCCCACCAACACAGCGCGTTTTGTCGTTTCGGTTGAAACCGTCATCTGCGGATCGCCTTAATGATGAGCCAGGATTTCGCCGAGAAAGGCCCGGGTGCGCGGATGCGACGGATTGCGGAAGAATGTTTCCGGCGGCGCTTCTTCGATGATTTCGCCGGAGGCCATGAAGATCACGCGGTCGGCCACCTGCCGGGCAAAGCCCATTTCATGGGTGACACAAATCATCGTCATGCCGTCTCTGGCCAGACCGATCATCGTGTCGAGGACTTCCTTGACCATCTCAGGGTCGAGCGCACTGGTCGGCTCATCGAACAGCATGGCTTTCGGCTCCATGCAGAGCGCACGTGCAATGGCAACACGCTGCTGTTGCCCGCCGGAGAGTTGGGCTGGGTACTTGTCGGCCTGATCGAGAATGCGAACGCGCTCTAGATATTTACGGGCGATTTTCTCCGCTTCGGCCTTGCCTGTTCCACGCACCCGCATCGGCGCAAGCGTGCAGTTTTCCAGGATTGTCATGTGCGGAAAAAGATTGAAGCTCTGGAACACCATGCCGACTTCGCGCCGGACGGCGTCGATCGATTTGCCACTGTCATCCAGCTTTGTCCCCTCGACCATGATCATGCCCTTCTCGATTTTCTCGAGCGCATTGATGCAGCGGATAAGCGTGGACTTGCCAGATCCGGACGGTCCGCAAAGGACGATTCTCTCGCCTTTGCGAACCGTAAGGTTGATGTTCTTCAACGCATGGAATTCGCCGTACCATTTATCCACGGCTTCCATGGAAAGAAGCGGGCTTTGCGTGTCAGCGGCGTGCGGCACGGCGATCTCCTGCGTAGAACGTGTTCAGTTGATGGTGAAGGGGATGTTCGGAATGGATTCGGGGAACTTCGGAACTTCCACCTTCATCCACTTCGCATAGACCTTGGCGTGCTCGCCGTTCGACAGGATCTTGTCGAGGAAGGCGTTGACGGTTTCATTCCAGTCCTTCTCGCCAAGTCGTGTTCCGACGCCATTGAATGTCGTGAGGAAATCGATCTTGCGTTCATATGTGCCGGCACTGGCTGCTTCCAGACGGTCGAGGTAGAACTGGTTGCCGCCGACCGCCTGCACCTGGCCGGAAAGCAGCGCCTGGATGGTGGCCGCATCATCGTCGAAGCGGCGTACCGTTGCGTTGGAGCCGACCGCGTCGGTCACCGCCTTATCCTGAGAGCTTGAGCGTGGGACGCCGATTTCGACGCCTGCCAGATCCGCGATCTCGGCCATCTTCTTGTCCTTCGGTCCGTAAAGCGAAATCGTGTTGCCAGCATATGGCTTGCTGTACTGGATCGACTTGGCCCGTTCCTCCGTCATTGCCATGGTGGCAAACAGGATATCGACCTTGCCGGTGACAAGCGCCGGAATGCGGTTGGCGACCGCGAGCGGTGCGAATTCGACCTCCACGCCCAGTTCCTTGGCGAAGAGCTTGGCGATGTCGGCATCGAAACCGTCCTGAACGCCGCTCGAATTGACAAAGCCCCAGGGCGCGTTGTCGCCCTGAATGCCGACGATGATCTTGCCCTTGGCTTTGACCTCCTCCACCGTCGCGGCTTGGGCAGACATCGGCGATAGCCACGGGGCCATCATCAGAGCTGCTACTGCGAACAGAATTCCACGGCGCTTCAGACCGGTATTAAAGCTGCTGATCATTACGCTCTCCTCCTTGGTTGATAGAGCTTATGCGTTCGTTGGATTGCCAACTTACCGGACGGCCTTTGCCATCCGATTTTCGAGCCGGGCCCCGTAGAGAGACAAAGGCCAGCAAATGATGAAGTAAATCGCGCCGACGATGCCGAAGATAAGCAACGGCCGGTACGTCTGGTTCGAGACGATCTGTCCGGCGCGGGCGAGCTCGATGAAGCCGACGATGGCGGCAAGCGACGTGCCTTTGATGAGCTGAACGAGAAAACCGATGGTTGCCGGCAACGATACTTTGAACGCCTGCGGAAGGACCACGTCCTTCATCCGCGACACATAGTGAAGCCCCAGCGCATTGGCGGCCTCGGTCTGGCCCCTCGGGATTGCCTGGATACCACCACGCCAGACCTCGCCCAGGAATGCGCTCGCATGCAGCGTGAAGGCGATCGCGACAGCCACCCAGGCCTCGACGCTGACGCCGAGAAGCGCGATCCCGTAGTAGACGACGAAGAGCTGCATCAGCAGCGGTGTACCCTGGAAGACTGAGATATAGCCCGCCGCCGTCTTGCGGAGGGCTGAGAGTTCAGATGTGCGGGCAAGCGCGATGACGAGTCCGAATACCCCGCCGCCGATGAAGCCGATCGCAGATAGAAGCAATGTCCACTTCAGGCCCTGCAGCAGGAATAGCATTTCGTTTTGGCCGATAACACCCATTGTCCTGTCCCTACCGCACCGGATAGCTGAAGAAATGCCGCGAGATCAGCGCAAACAGCCCCATCATCATCCAGGAAATGACGAGGTACATCAGCGTGATCGTGAAATAGACCTCGAAGCTGCGGAACGTGTCGGACTCGATGATCTGCGCGACGGAGGTCAGCTCGTAAGCCGCGATAGACGTGCAGACCGATGTCGTCAGCGTCAGCATGATGAACTGGCTGGTCAGCGAGGGGTAAATTGCCCTGAGCGCCGGTTTCAGAACGATCAGGCGAAACACCTGCGCCTTGTGAAGGCCGAGTGCGAGCCCGGCTTCAACCTGACCTTTGTGGATGCTGTCGACACCGCCACGAATGATTTCGATGGCATAGGCGCCGCCATTGATGGCGAGCGCGATGATCGCCGTGACAGTGGGATTGAGGCGAACACCCATCATAGGCAGGGCGAAGAAAATGAAGAAGATTTGCACCAGGAAAGGGGTATTGCGGACCACTTCAACGAAGGCGATGACCGCCGCTTGCAAGGGACGGATATTCGATGACCGGGCCGCGACGCCGATCACACCGATCACCAGCGCCAGAGACATGCCGGCCAGGGCAAGACCGATCGTCGCCAGAGCCGCCATCAGCAGGTCGGGCATCTTTTCGAAGACAACGCTGAAATCCAGCACGTAGTTCATGACAATATCTCTCTCCGCCGACAGGCTCCTCAGCCTGTCTCCGTGTCGTAGTTAGCTGTTGCGCCGTTGCTCGTGCTTAGCCGGCCAACGCACGGGCGGCATCATGCAGGTGACGCAAATGCTCCTCCGGCGCCTGGCTGGAATGGATAGGCACCTCTACCGAGACGGCGGCGCCTGCGGGCAACACCCTCATCAGGCTCGCAACGGGAAGCTCACCCAGCCCCGGCGCAAAACGTCCCGTTCTGGCCTCGCTGACCTTTTGATCCGCCGTTATCGGCGCAGGTCCCCGCGCATCGCAGAGCTGAATGCTCCTGACCATGCCTTGAGGGGCAGCTAAGACATCCTTGGCTTGGCCGCCATTGCGGAAGAAGTGCAGCGCATCGACCAGCGCGCCGGCATTGTCCCGGCTCGATCCCTGCACGATCGACAGGCTGTCATGAAAGCTGGCGACGGTGCGCCAGCCCATGTTCTCCAGGTCGACGCCCATGCCGAAGGTGGCCGCGAGGTCGCAAAGCGCTGCAAAATTGGCAATCAGGCGCCCCCGATCCGGGTCGTCGCCGCAAACGCTGAGACGTCGCGCACCGAGCGCGCTGGCGGCTTCAAGCATTGACACCAGGGCAATGACATCGAAGTGCGGCCCGATGACAACGAATTCGATGTCATAGAGCGAAATACCTTCGCCATCGAGGCGGGCTTTTACGTCGCGAGCTGCGTCGCTTCCCACCGGCAACTCATAATAGGGAGCGCCGGGAAAAGCCGGATGAAGGCGCAGGCCAACCGATGAAAAACCGGTGGCCGCGGCAAGCGACACGAACTTCGCCGGCGCGACATCAATCGCTGAGAAATGCGCGACCCCCAGCGGCGATGCCGAAGCGTTGGGTGGTATGGTTTCCTCCCGGGTCTCCATTCAGGCAATTCCCTTTTCAGCGAGATGCCGTCGCAGATTTGTGCCGGTACGATGGATGTGCTCGCGCAGCCGGTCGCAGGCATAGTCCATATCCCGCGCCACGGTCCCTTGCGCGATTTCACTATGTTCAACGCTGACATTGCGGTCGCCGGACGTGCGGGTAAGAAAGGTGCGCCGGTAGCGGTCGTTCAAGTTCAGCATGGTCTTGCAGAAGCTGAGAAGCAGCGGTTTACGGCAGCCCGCAATCAGGGTGAGATGAAACTCCCGGTGGACGGCTTCCCACTGCTCAAGCGTTTCGGGTTTTGCTGCATCCCGTTCCGTGCGGTTCAGGCGGTGCAGCGCACGCATGACATTGCCTTCCCAATCGACATCGCCGACGCGCATGGATTCCCGCAGCGCGTAGGTTTCGAATTCCTCACGCAAACTGGTGATCTCTTCGAGGTTCGAAAGTGAAACGGGCGACACGCGGTAGCCGCGATTGTCTTCGAACTCGACCAACCCGTCCGAAATCAAACGCGCCAACGCCTCCCGCAAAGGACTGAGACTGACGTTAAAGCTTTGCTTTGCGCGATCGAGATTGATCTTGCTGCCCGCCTCGAGCTGGCCGGAAATGATCGCTTCGCGCAGACGTGAAACAAGCTGACTGGCGATCGTGTTCTTGCCGTCATCGGGAAAGGATGGCGTTGCCGCCTCCGCGCCACTTTCCAAAATGAGGCTCCCGGGCCCTGATCGCAATTGACATCCTCCCCAGATGGTTCCCGCCACGTTTTCTGGTAGCGGATTCATTGATCGACGATCCATATAATAAACGATTATTTTTGTCAAACAGTTTTGGTGAAATGTGGAGTTGAGCCTCCATTAGAATTGCCAGAAGTGGAATTTTATATAATGAAATCAATTCTATACGGACAACAATCGTGATTCTATAAAGAGAATTTAGGGAGAATCTCCCGGCCGTAAAGCAATGTCGGCTTGACAAATAATCGATGATTTATCAAAACAGGCACGCCCACAGGGAGGTGTGAGATGGTGATACGGACCCAAGAGGATGTGACGGCGGCTGTTCTGAAGGCTATGGAGCAGACCTCGGACCACCGGCTTCGCGAGATCCTGACGGCGCTGGTGAAGCATCTGCACGCCTTTGTTCGTGAAGTCCGCTTGACGGAGCCGGAGTTTCGCGATGCCACGGCGGTCCTCAACGAAATCGGCCAATTGCAAACGGACAGCCATAACGAGTTCGTCCTGATCTCGGGCTCGCTGGGCGTTTCGACGCTGGTCTGCCTGCTCAACAACGGCGATCGGGGACAGACGGAAACGTCCCAGTCGCTGCTTGGTCCCTTCTGGCGCCTCAACTCACCGCGGGTCGACAACGGCGGCACGATTATCCGTTCGGATACGCCCGGGTCTCCGCTGTTTGTGCGGGGCTTGGTTGTTGACAGACACGGAAGTCCGATCGCCGGCGCCGACGTGGACGTCTGGCATGCCTCGCCCGTCGGCCTCTACGAGAACCAGGATCCCGATCAGGCCGAAATGAATCTGCGAGGTAAATTCACGACGGATGCGGAGGGCCGCTTCTGGTTCAGCACGGTGAAGATGATCGGATATCCGATCCCGGTGGACGGTGTCGTCGGTCGGCTTTTGAAGGCGCAAGGACGTCACCCTTATCGCCCGGCGCATCTGCACGCGCTGATCTTCAAGCAAGGTTACAAGACCCTGATTTCGCAGGTCTTCGACCCCAGCGATCCGAACATCGATACCGACGTGCAGTTCGGGGTGACGTCCGCGCTGACGGGCGATTTCGTGCAGCATGACGAACCACATCCGGACGATCCGAATGTGAACGTTCCCTGGTTTTCCCTGGAATACACATACGTGATGGAGCCGGGCGAAGCGGTTCTGCCGCGCGCGCCAATCAAATAAACAAACGGGAGAACCACATCATGTTGACGGATGAAGAACGACGCAGCGCGGCGCAGGCATTGCTGGGCGCCGAGGAAAGCCGGGTGCCGATCCCGCAACTCAGCAAGACCTATCCCCAGATTGAGATCGAGGATGCCTATCGCATCCAGGATCTTTGGGCGGAGGGCAGGATTGCCAAAGGTGCGCGCGTCGCGGGCCACAAGATCGGCCTGACATCAAGAGCCATGCAGATGGCATCGAAGATGACCGAGCCGGATTACGGGCGCATCCTTGATGATGCTCTTTTCAATGACGGCGCCCAGATCAGGGCCGACCTCTTCATCAAGCCGCGCCT is part of the Mesorhizobium sp. L-2-11 genome and harbors:
- a CDS encoding Gfo/Idh/MocA family protein gives rise to the protein MDRKVRLAVLGAGLIGKRHIQHVLAEPQAELLAVVDPMPLGQQIAQESGAKWFASFAAMIETDRPDGIIVATPNQVHVANGLEAVAAGVPALIEKPIADDIAAGENLIGAAEAAGVPLLVGHHRRHNPMIQKAKEIIDSGELGRILVANAMFWLFKPDDYFDIDWRRQAGAGPVFLNLIHDVDNLRYLFGDIVAVQARESSAVRGNAVEETSVILMEFESGLLATASVSDSVVAPWSWEMTAGENPAYPKTEEACYAIGGTHGSLTIPALDVWTNGIRRSWWEPFQKRRVAVQDEDPLVLQIRQFCKVIRGKEPPLVSGREGLNTLKVIMAVKQSAASGERIVLG
- the aroQ gene encoding type II 3-dehydroquinate dehydratase, with translation MSLIYVLNGPNLNLLGKRQPHIYGHETLADVEADCRRLASELGHDVRFHQSNREYEIIDWIHEAREDGAGIVINPAAFTHTSVAILDALNTFEQPVIEVHISNVHKREPFRHHSFVSHRADGVIAGLGTEGYQLAIRRLASLITSAEKK
- a CDS encoding shikimate dehydrogenase, giving the protein MTVSTETTKRAVLVGLIGADIQMSKSPALHEREGALQGLDYRYELLDLAERGLTATALPDLLAEQEARGFAGSNITHPCKQTVIPHLADLSEDARMLGAVNTVVFKDGKRTGHNTDWHGFYENFGRGLPDVPRHRAVLLGAGGAGVAVAHAAMKLGIERLAIFDQDVSRADRLAEDLNRRFSADRAFAIIDVEEAMRTADGLIHATPTGMKNHPGLPIEESWLEPRHWVADIVYMPLVTELLALATRLGCRTLPGGGMTVFQAAAAFKLFSGIEPDAERMSSHFTALCKAS
- a CDS encoding amino acid ABC transporter ATP-binding protein; translated protein: MEAVDKWYGEFHALKNINLTVRKGERIVLCGPSGSGKSTLIRCINALEKIEKGMIMVEGTKLDDSGKSIDAVRREVGMVFQSFNLFPHMTILENCTLAPMRVRGTGKAEAEKIARKYLERVRILDQADKYPAQLSGGQQQRVAIARALCMEPKAMLFDEPTSALDPEMVKEVLDTMIGLARDGMTMICVTHEMGFARQVADRVIFMASGEIIEEAPPETFFRNPSHPRTRAFLGEILAHH
- a CDS encoding transporter substrate-binding domain-containing protein — translated: MISSFNTGLKRRGILFAVAALMMAPWLSPMSAQAATVEEVKAKGKIIVGIQGDNAPWGFVNSSGVQDGFDADIAKLFAKELGVEVEFAPLAVANRIPALVTGKVDILFATMAMTEERAKSIQYSKPYAGNTISLYGPKDKKMAEIADLAGVEIGVPRSSSQDKAVTDAVGSNATVRRFDDDAATIQALLSGQVQAVGGNQFYLDRLEAASAGTYERKIDFLTTFNGVGTRLGEKDWNETVNAFLDKILSNGEHAKVYAKWMKVEVPKFPESIPNIPFTIN
- a CDS encoding amino acid ABC transporter permease, whose amino-acid sequence is MGVIGQNEMLFLLQGLKWTLLLSAIGFIGGGVFGLVIALARTSELSALRKTAAGYISVFQGTPLLMQLFVVYYGIALLGVSVEAWVAVAIAFTLHASAFLGEVWRGGIQAIPRGQTEAANALGLHYVSRMKDVVLPQAFKVSLPATIGFLVQLIKGTSLAAIVGFIELARAGQIVSNQTYRPLLIFGIVGAIYFIICWPLSLYGARLENRMAKAVR
- a CDS encoding amino acid ABC transporter permease, whose translation is MNYVLDFSVVFEKMPDLLMAALATIGLALAGMSLALVIGVIGVAARSSNIRPLQAAVIAFVEVVRNTPFLVQIFFIFFALPMMGVRLNPTVTAIIALAINGGAYAIEIIRGGVDSIHKGQVEAGLALGLHKAQVFRLIVLKPALRAIYPSLTSQFIMLTLTTSVCTSIAAYELTSVAQIIESDTFRSFEVYFTITLMYLVISWMMMGLFALISRHFFSYPVR
- a CDS encoding sugar phosphate isomerase/epimerase family protein; its protein translation is METREETIPPNASASPLGVAHFSAIDVAPAKFVSLAAATGFSSVGLRLHPAFPGAPYYELPVGSDAARDVKARLDGEGISLYDIEFVVIGPHFDVIALVSMLEAASALGARRLSVCGDDPDRGRLIANFAALCDLAATFGMGVDLENMGWRTVASFHDSLSIVQGSSRDNAGALVDALHFFRNGGQAKDVLAAPQGMVRSIQLCDARGPAPITADQKVSEARTGRFAPGLGELPVASLMRVLPAGAAVSVEVPIHSSQAPEEHLRHLHDAARALAG
- a CDS encoding GntR family transcriptional regulator; its protein translation is MESGAEAATPSFPDDGKNTIASQLVSRLREAIISGQLEAGSKINLDRAKQSFNVSLSPLREALARLISDGLVEFEDNRGYRVSPVSLSNLEEITSLREEFETYALRESMRVGDVDWEGNVMRALHRLNRTERDAAKPETLEQWEAVHREFHLTLIAGCRKPLLLSFCKTMLNLNDRYRRTFLTRTSGDRNVSVEHSEIAQGTVARDMDYACDRLREHIHRTGTNLRRHLAEKGIA
- a CDS encoding dioxygenase family protein; translated protein: MVIRTQEDVTAAVLKAMEQTSDHRLREILTALVKHLHAFVREVRLTEPEFRDATAVLNEIGQLQTDSHNEFVLISGSLGVSTLVCLLNNGDRGQTETSQSLLGPFWRLNSPRVDNGGTIIRSDTPGSPLFVRGLVVDRHGSPIAGADVDVWHASPVGLYENQDPDQAEMNLRGKFTTDAEGRFWFSTVKMIGYPIPVDGVVGRLLKAQGRHPYRPAHLHALIFKQGYKTLISQVFDPSDPNIDTDVQFGVTSALTGDFVQHDEPHPDDPNVNVPWFSLEYTYVMEPGEAVLPRAPIK